The Thunnus thynnus chromosome 1, fThuThy2.1, whole genome shotgun sequence nucleotide sequence GATACAACGAAGTGACCATGATACCAGCTGGAGCCACTCACATCCGAGTCACCGATAACAGCAGGAATTATCTAGGTAAGATTCAGCCTGTCACACACGTATAAACACAGGCCACCTGGTATGCTGTTTATATCAGTTTCAGCTCTCTGCAGATGAGGGCACTTTGTGTCACTGGCTCCATAGTTACAGTGTAAATCAGACACTTGAAATTAATTCCTAGACTATTACTTCCTCTCCCCAGAGACAGGAGGGGCTCAGCAGTTATTTCCAGGTAACATAATAACAAAGGGCATCTATTCTCATCTTTGTTTATGggatcaaaataaaacaggccCTGAAATGGCACACACTGTGGTCTTGAAAGGGAAGCTAGTAAAGGCTTTTATCTGGCGACTGGGGCAAGGCAGGTGAAAGTACTTGTTTCCAGTTCATGTCATGGAAAATCCCTCTCTAAGTACTGAGGAGAGACAGCTGCCTTATATAGTCAGATGGCATATTTCTATCTCTGAGCGCCTGCCTTTAGCTTAACATGACCCACTGATATGAGGAGcaaatttttggcattaaatGACATGGCTGGTAATTATCTTGTCAACACATATCATATGCAGAGCTATAAACTAACAATGACTTGAACTTCTTATAagtgttgtgagtgtgtgtgtgtgtgtgtgtccaaaccctgatatatcttattcctctgtgctgtagacctctgttgttgtccaaaaactattaaaaataagtcagtgagtcacactgttgcattggttgacatgttccttcatcatgaagagtttggtcacgttagtttgtttagaaacggctccaaagactaataacagcatcaagttttcagtctccagagagtagttctgtgtaagacagacaccactgagcatgtgagcaaatgtggttctgtttacagcttttgctagcttgttgtgctacatatcacaacctcttgactttgtgctacattgtaaattcctcaaagaacttcagtacaaatcaagaggttgtgatatgtagtaggggtgtgcccgaatacaaatacgtgatttggcaaagcacaaatagtggattTCCTAAgaacatttgtttcatacaaatattttaaaacttatttgtttttgggaagaaaaaaaaaagtcaaataccagcatgcaggtcggttacatctctatctcagtgtctctcctctgctccactgtgacgtctatcagtaggtctcagtgaggggattcacatccacctgctacatgacgcacatttcctaatttggacgtCACTCCTGGAGCTactgacactttaattttctaaaattataaaacgtaataaaaacaaagacagtatTTTTaggcctctttccacttttattcgaatacaaatacaaataattttgctgcctcaacaaatacagatacaaatacaaatactgggccctctgcacatcccaaatatgtagcacaataagctagcaaagctgtaaacagcgcatgctcagtggcgtctgtcttacacagagctactctccggagactgaaaacatgatcactgttattagtctgtAAACAAACTAAAGTAATAAAGGAAAATGTCATCTGGTGCAGCAGtttgactcattgatgtgtttttaatagttttttgacaactacagaggtctacggcatagaggaataagatatatcaggcttggatacacaaacaatacttgttagtaggatgagttcattgttggtttggctctgtacatgagatttgttgacaataaaaaaagtatagaaaatcaccagcgtTATCCTTTAACTCATAAGAAATATTTAACTAACTTATCAACACTGAATGACACCAAatgtttcctttcttcctccctcagcCCTCCAGAATGGTCGCTCCCAGTTTGTGATCAATGGTAACTGGAAGATCAGTGTACCAGGCGAATACAATGTAGCTGGGACGAAACTGGTGTACCGGCGCTCAGCAGACACCTGGGAGAGCTTCGAGGTGCCGGGACCCACCCAGGAAGACCTGCATCTCATGGTGAGAGTCCCTGAAGACACGAGAACAGGGCGGTTTCATCAACATCTGGTCTCAGGAGCTGGAACATTTACGTTCTTTTGTTAATTTTAACGTAATTGTAAAGTCATATAATTTAAGTAACTTAATTGTAAAGTTTCGCCTGTTTGCATGTGAcctgtattttatattaaagtCAGGCCGTACTTTATTGAGCCCGTCTGTCTGTTTACTCACCAGACACCATCGAGCCAGCCAGACAGGCACCAATGCCAGTAAAAGATTAACACGTTCTCCTTTCCAACATTGTGCAACATATTGTAACCCTTAAGTTATTTGGCTTATCTTAAAGCATTTcatataataagaaaaaaacaggtttgGATAAATAATTGATTGTTTCCATTCAGGTTCTGTGCAGGTATTTCGACCTGGCTTTACTACCAAACAGCTGTTAACGATTGCCTCCTTCTGAGATACTTTAAGAACAATAAGAACATGAGTTTCAGCTGCGTTCTCTTTGCTTtacaaagctttttttgtgtgtaggGATCGGTCCTGGGATTCATTGCCTATAATTTGTCGTAGTGCCCTTGTAGCTAGCccttagggttagggttaactTAATCCTTAAGCAGAGGCGGTTGTCTAAAGTTTAAACATCAAACCCCAGGACTAGTCctcaaaaaaaaagctttaagcTCAGAAAAAGCAGTGAATGTACGGTTCATTTAGCTGCAATACCTTCTTGTTCATCACTCATGTATTTTAGTTAATCTTGTAACCCTTACCCCACCCATTTAGGATTAAAAGGCAAGGCGAGTTTATTTGTCTAGCATGTTTCAACCACAAGGCTTTATATGAAACATAAAAGACATTAAGATCagatataaaagaaacacaagaaattgtaaaaagacacatttatttagGATTACAGATACAGTGCAGGGATACAAGGACAAATATTAGACAAAGGACACCTGGACCAGACTCTGTAACGCACAgagaaaatcaattaaatcaaaagTTATTTCTCGACCTTGGAAACCACGATTGGTAAAACAATCTCACCATGATATCCGATACAATAATAGCTAcaattgaaagctccagaaaagccACTAAATGGACCTcatggtgagattgttttgtcaactacAGAGGAAATAGTTAATGCGGttataaagacataaaagatGTTTTTGGTTCTGGTCTGATGACAAAATAAGGAACAGAACCgaacaatgtaaatgtaacacTACATGTGatttaatttcagtattttgtcAATATTGATGCATGCATATAATGTGAAGATACATACAAAGCTTACACTGTACGCTGCACTATCAGCTAAAATGTGAAAGCAAatggaaacagatgaaaagatTCAAAGCCTTTTCCAGGCCGGTCTAGATGTTTCCATGTGGTCCTTGTTTGCAGGTTCTGGCAACAGACAGAAACCCGGGGATCGAATACGAGTACTGGCTGCCACCAGACCAGTACGCCCTCTACCACGGGAGGAGGAGTCCACTACGTCAGGCTCACCACACTGCCAGCTACCTCCCCTGGGACCAACCCACCACTACAACCActacaaccaccaccaccaccactaccactacCACCACCCGACCTCCCCCTGTCACCACGCGGTCCCAATGGTGTAAGCTTCATTTAACCACCTTCAAGTATATTCACAGATGAAAGCAAGAGTTTAAAGGACAAACAGAATttaaattaatcagttatcTACACACCTGCATGTCAGTCAAAACTCTGCTGATGTTTGGAAGAACTGAGACTTCATCAGTTCTTCACAGCAAACTACTAAAGCCAATGAAGCCTTTGTTTAAAAGCTTCAAACATAGAAAAATGTCTATTAAAGTAAATAATTAGTTAATAAAGTTAATTGCTAAAGAGGCATCCGACAGAGCAAGGAAGGCGAGCGGACAGACAATGAGacagtttcaaaataaaaggaaaGGCGAACAGTAAAATGATAGTTTACAAAATAATCTCATCACAGGGTCcattagtagctgttctggatcTTTTGATCGTATCTcactgtcttcatcagcagagaCAGTTGCCCAGCTGTGATGGAATTGTTGATCTTCAAATTTTCATTTGTCTGAGCACCCTAAGGACTTTtcatacatgtaaatgtaaatttaaagtGTTTACTACATTATGTCCCACATGCCAACAGTCATGCTACAGTATCAAAGGTATAAAATGAGTTCGGCTACTTGAATTATGCTGCAGGAGCACAGAGAAGCTTGGATTAATCTGACCATTTTATGTCTGATTTTGGAGCTATATAAATATGTCTGTTATCATCAGTAGTTTGGGAGATATAAATTTAAAGACGCCCGATGGGGTTTTCTTGTAAACAgagtttatgtttatattcCATATTATCATCAAAacatattgtgtgtatcctttaGGTCTAACAAACATTTCCtttctcataaaacatttgcaaagatgatttttttttctttttaaaattgaaacctgcattgttcTGATCCATATTTGTGGTTGCGGCATTACTGCCAACTGCAGATCAGTGTGAAACCATTAGCAGGAATGGTTGTCAGGATCCTCTCATAAAAGCACTGATCCGTAGCGCTACTAGTGTAGGGGATCTGCACGTCTTAAAAAAACCCCATTTAATTCAGTTTCCTCAAAAAAGGCCTTAGAAGGTAGAGGTAGAGGAGTTCTCTAATTTAAATTATAAAGATCTTGAAAATGTTTTCCTGCCAGCTGTAGACagtaacattattttttgtacatCACTTGAAGGTTGTCGGGAGACAGGAAgctcttttattattttttatggagATTCAGTCAGCAAACACTGTCACTACTGATAGCTACAGTAGCTAAAAACTCATCCACTGAAAACTTAAATCAACctaaattgattattttgtaattgattaatccatCCAGCAATTTTCTGCTATTTGTCTGGGTCCAAGTTATGTTAATTGATTATATTACTAGGAATAATTATTATATACAACTGGGAAGTACTGacaaaatgtgatataaatgtcaataaattaatGTACTTACTAAATAATTGTAGGCATTATCGTCCCAacctgttttttattctttgacCAGTATGACAGTGAAAAAGGTGTTAAATTGCCCTCTACATAGtattaaaaaggttttaaatttaatttagtgAACTCTGTAAAAAGACTGTAGTGGTCAAAAACTTCACAAGGAACTTTTAACAAGTAATTTGTCTGTTCTGCTGCTTTAAGACCTTTAGTGGAGTTTCAGCTGACATGTAAGTAGATAATGACTGAACCTTAAATTCAAGGTGAGCGACTTCTGTAAGAACCATATAGAACCGAGTTTATCAGCCTCATGAAGGCGTTTTATTGCCTGTGCGTGAGAAGACTTTGACCCAAAgtctgtagcagcagcagcatcgtAATGTATTTCTCCTTTAAGTAGAGTTGCAAAGAtagatagaaaattaatcagcaactgttttgataatcgagAATCTTACATCTTGATCAAATTGAAACCCATGCACACCCTCACAGGTGTTTCCAGTCATGTACTAATAAGAATGATAAAGGTGTAAGCTTTCCAAAACTAACAAGTTGACTCTAAATGAAGAGGAGAACGAGGGAAATGTCAATCAATCACAGTCTGTACACGCCCCCCCACACACAGCCCTGAGAAGAAGTCCAATCAGGCAcgataagtgaaaacacctgtgtggtgGACGATAAGCGTTCGGGGGCCTTAAGCGGTCCATCTTCTgaccacattaaaacacaaaacaggagTCTATCTGCCGGCTGACATGGTGGCTGCTGCTGAGGAATGCGGTTGGTTTATCTCTCATGATAAGCCTGCAGTACATATGTGCTGAATCTGTCCTGACCTCCTTAAATACTCAAATTCACATGGAAATATGCACACGGCCCGAGGACCTGTGCCTTCTGTTGGAATATATCCAACACTGTAGCCTCTCTGGAAATATTTTCCAGCTGGTGGATTCACGCCGAACAGAAATTGACTCTTGTTGTTTCCAGAAATAGTGTCTTTACTGTTTGTTAGGTAACATGGTGATATTTCCAATTGTTGCATAGTAATTCTATATAATCGACCCTGCTGACAACAGGAAATTATACAAATTAATGCTAATTTAGCGCATATTTGCACATGATATCCATTGTTGTAAgattgtacttttactgttatACTCTGCATAATGTTTCTGCTGTCATCATTGAAATTAAATTGGacctttgctttttttaaagttaattttctCACTTTGCCCCGATACTGTCCACCCAGCCAGAAAGTTGTGGTTTAATctgttgaggttttttttttttattctaaatatCCGTCTCTGAGATTTCCGTCTCCTCTCAGTAGAATGGGAGGTTGAtggaatttaatttgtggtgcTCAGAGCATTGAAACGTTGACATGATGTGAAATTTTGAAATGCTGTTCTATTAACCGATTATTTGACCAAcggaaaattaatcagcagctatttttatattagaaaaatcattttagtcattttgttgCTGGacgcagcttctcaaatgtgaggatttgaagatTTTCTGTGTCATGTATGTAGTAAATAGACAGTAAAGTGaattttttttgactttttgactgttgatcgcacaaaacgagacatttgaagacgtcaccatggGATCTTAGAAATTATAACGGGcattttatgaaaatattatgaaaatattcacagattAATCAAAAATGCCACACATTCAGACGCTATTGTAACACTCCCATACTTGGATGTTGCCTGTGCATTTCATGGATAGTGACAGTTTATACTTTAAACACACAGTCTTTCTTTATAAATTGAAAAATTATATTGATCTTGCAACTTAATGAAACATTAAACTATCGCTGGCTCGAGAAAGGCTGCAAATTTCATAACAAGAAAAGTTCTGAGCAGTTATGATTAACAGTGTGAAAGACTCGGGATTGTAGCTATAAATGCAGGGTTTGGGATATTATCTATTTTTGATACAACatatttgttttgatgttaAACTAGTCTGTTGATACACCGCAGGCATTTTAGAGAGAGGTCTGCTGTTTCATTAGATCAATatgtcaaaaaacaaagaatttcctgtttttctcagcAGCATTTTCAATAGTTTGAAAGTTAAATAGGTTGAGGAAGTGGTATGAATTCACTGGTGCCAGTACAAGAGCATTAGTTGAATCCAACTGAATTCCTGCTGCTAACATACATTTTAAGGcacaatacaacacaacatGAAGCAGGTTTTAATTATCTACAGCAGAAGAAGCTGGCCTTTGTGTATTTCTTATGATTTATTCTGCTTTCATAGTCATAGTCAAGTGTTCACAACAACACTGGCTctaagctaatgctaacgtaACATTTACTGCTCAAAAATGATGCAGAAGATCAATTTCTTGTGTACAACTGTAAAAAATGCTAATATTACTACCGCTAACTCACAGCAACTTATGTTGAAAAATTCAAACAACTTGCTTAGATTAAAGTTTGCTTTGAGaagattaatgtaaaaaaaaacaaacattactaCATTGTTGACGACAGATTGTGATTTGTGTCTTGCTAGTTTTAAAGCCTGTGAAGCCGCCGCGTCAACCTTCTCACCACAACCGCCAGCAGCGCCCTCACCAGCCCATCCTGCCCCGCCTGGAGCGGGAGGACAACCACAGAAACCTCCTGCCTCAGCCTTCACCTGGAAGTATGTTCACCACCTCATCCCAACTTATCACCAACTTCCCAGCTAACCAcaacctgataaaaaaaaaaactcttcatcTAAGATTTGGGGTTTTATTCAGAGTTAGGTGATCCAAAGCAGTAACTTGATCTCAATGATGTCTACAGGTGCTGAACACAAACATACTATGTGCAAACAAGACCTCTTTATAATTATTACATGGACCAACGGGGCTACAGTATGCTAGCTATTTGTCCCGGATGCTTCTAgtttgctaagctaagctaaaaaCCTAATTCTCACCTCATTATTCAGTCGAACTTCATGTTCCTGTTAACCTATTTGGGGGAAATGGTTAACGGGTTACAATTTGTAGTGACTGATCATCCTGGTGATGTCATTTTCAGGCCACACTGAAGCAGTTGGCGGCTAACATTCGCTAGGCTAATGTTTGTCATGTTGTAGACTCACAGGTCAGCCTCTTAACACttagagactgaggacaatctcccaagtttcattgttaaaactgggtggaaacaattagagacttttaaaaaaaacctgcattgcaCCAATCCAAAGTCTTAAAAGCAGTCCTTCACATTGGGGCGGCGACATGTGGTTCACTACGGAAGAGAGTGGAGGGAGAGCATCATTTCTAGTAAGGTGTGTCCTTGAAAAAATGTAAGGGGCATTATTTTTCTGACTGGCACATAAGGATGACATCCCTACTCTAAATATCAACCACAAAattctgatttgtttgtttcttttcataaaCAGGGAAACATCCGTCATGAGGAGAACACCAGATATATTTAAATCTGTGATAAAATGGCAGATGTGATTTGGAGGTTTGATTGATATCAagcttctcatctaactcccaATAAGAAAGCAAGCTAGCATATTTCCAAACATGTGGATGAATTCCTACAAGTCCTCTTTTTATATGAAGTCTATACTTGTGAGCTTACTTCTGCTCGGTTTATCCTGCAgggcattgtgggaaatgtctGCGGGTTAAAGGTCGAAGGGAACGCCAGAGACAGTATTGCAAGAAGGACTTCGGTAAGTCTGAACTTTGTAGCTTAAGTGTATTTAAATaacttgaatgaatgaatgtattgaaatattaaaatatccTTATTTCCCATCAGTTTTCCGAGGCAGAGTCCTCGGGAAGCTGTACACAGGCGAGGAGACGCGTTACGACGTCCAGATCCTCCACTCCTATCGGAACCGCTTCCGCCTGGAGCACCGGGAGTTCCTCTGGGTCCCTAATTTGTGCGACTGCCCCCACATGGAAGAGGGGCTACAGTATATACTGATGGTGCGTCGGCACATTAACTATGAGCACACGCTAAACCGCATCCTGCTGGAGGAGGACAGCTACGTGGTGCCGTACTCACCTAGAGAGGACGAACTGGTGCGACCGCTCGAAAGGCTCTGCAGCAACAGAGGACCCAAACAGCGAGGAGAACCGAggggatgagtgtgtgtgtttgtgtgtgtgtctcagagaATAGAGCTCATACTGAAGCTTTATTTACTTCCAATGTTTCATTTCTGGACCTTCAAAACATCACGCTCCGTAGGATCTAAGCGATCCACGCGACAGCCTGATGAATTCCAGAGTGGCGTCACTGGAGAAAGATGACAGCTGGACCGTGGGCGGACACTTTCAGCTTCATTTGAAACTCGCCACATTAAGAAAACCAAAAAGACTCCAAGTTTATTTAAAAGCCTCACCAGCTTACTGTACCATATAGAGCACTTTAGGTGGACACTTGTGCCCACCTTTAAACACATACCAAAGAGAAGAACATTGACTGAAATGGCCTTtttattattgctgtttttcAACGGctcatttacttttttatatCAATGAAATTTTtcgtgtgttgtttttaaaggaaaaatccacctCAAAACAGCAGGTTTTCAGTGGTTTCCTCTGCTTATTCCTGGGAATAAATGGCCTAAATCTCCTTGATGTCAGATATTTCCAGCAGCTCAGAAAGActtaaaagcagcaaatgtttcAGTGATCTAAAATACCAACAGTCAACATCAGGTTTGTTGTCAGTCCTCCAGAATTGAAGAGTGAGGCCTTCGTTCCTGAGCTGCCACGTAGCTCTGACTTTCACCAATCACACAAGAAGAAAATCCGTcgaggaggagctgcagagacCAATAAAGTTGCAGAGTAGGAAGGGTTATTTTCAGGGGTGATTTCCCTTTCAGAGATCCGGAAATACAAGTCCTGTTAGGTGACTTATAGGTGGAGCACTTCCAAGGCTTTGATGGACATAGAGTATCCATTACCTGCACCGTTAACGATGAGCAGAAGTTAAGGATTACGCTTTGTAGAAGGCTGATAAATCATTCAGCAGTATGAGTTACGGTTAGCCAACTCACGTGGAATGAATGATGTGAAACTAGAATATTACAGTGTTGATATTTGGCGTCTAGGCTCTGACCTCATCATTCcccacaaaggaaaaaaaacatctcctaTTGGAAATGTAGACTGGGACCCTACAGGTGGAGGCCGAGTCAAATGATGTAGGTGACAGCATACTGTATCTTCCAGGTGAGCGGTGCAAGCAGGCATGCAGCTAAAGAGTGTTTGGAACACTGAATGCTTAAAGGATTTGGTTGGAAGTAGAAAAACACCAGCTAAACATTATGTGAGCCTTGGATATAATGTATGTTGCAGCGTGAAGAGTACGCCATGTGGGTGTAGTGGCGGACCGGAATTGGCAAATCCATTTTGGACAAATTCAGCGCTTATGTTTTGTTTCTAATAGatgtttttcacagcagacaggcaggaaaagcacagatggaaataataacattaatgacgGCTGCATTGCATTAAGGTCACTCTGCTATTGTGCACATTCACTcactgacattattattattgatattattatttacacctgtgcttttcctgctttgaccaAGCGGGTATTTCCATCCTTTTGCCCAAATATgatcacttctcatcacttctggctccaaaaatccaagatggcttcaaaacaggagtcaacaaaccaacgggtgacatcacggcggctacatccattattttttttcattgtgacatTTAAGTGTTCTGAATTTGCTACAGCTGTGAGTCAAACTCTAACTGGGTTCCTCTCCATAGCAAtggcagctgaggctcatgggtaatgtagtgtTTATGCCATTTTCTACAccaaagtgacagaaaaaacataatttctcataaataaagtggaaataaataaaataatggtgATAATATAAACCTGTAGTGTCATCAAATTACGCAGGAAACTCCTGAGTTTCTACACTACAATACCTGAGTTTTGGTACAGataccaaaatataaatatgtttctCTACAAATTCCTTTTTCTGCACCACAGACACGTTCTAACTATTCTAACAGAGTCTAACTCTGCTATCACATATCATTATCTTTTAAATCTATTCTGGGAggcaaaattaaaaaatagaaacatgGATTTGCCAAAAGTTGCCAAAATTATAATTCAATGATCacaaaaatactgaacattatAGACTGATGCAGGTTTTGAAGGtggatttttcttttatctttaacTCAAGATATAGTAACAACATATTGCTTCacagtgtatttatgtataaaaataagctTAAACCATAACACATTACTTGTGTTCACTTGTGTAACGTCTTTCACAGTGTTTATGTTGCTCATTTGtggtattcatttttttctagtGTGTTAAATCAGGTCTGTTTTGTGATGCTTTACATGAAAGAGAatatgaaatatacagtattttattgtgTGGCACTGATTAGCTACAAATATACTAAAGTATCATTTGACTATAATTATTTTTGAGAACTTGCAGTCTTGTCAGTTGACTTCTGTGCATCGTGTAATGTATTTGAAATATCACATTTCCTGTCAAACCTCATCTAA carries:
- the adamtsl5 gene encoding ADAMTS-like protein 5 isoform X3; protein product: MKLTLCQALTFVLLLVAPVCLSSLQSSSRVSVWGPSGEASSGRPARARRQLHFKNEWASWSGWSVCSRSCGAGASVRTRTCITRNPVGGPCGGEPRQYKICNTKECPSGSDDFREMQCAAFNDRPLVAGNTFRWTTFHGGSNPCELSCLALGHNFYYNFGRVLDGTTCEKEPRAVCVNGRCLKPGCDSILGSKTQEDACMVCGGQNTTCMHHKSVYQSNGLEAGGPFGYNEVTMIPAGATHIRVTDNSRNYLALQNGRSQFVINGNWKISVPGEYNVAGTKLVYRRSADTWESFEVPGPTQEDLHLMVLATDRNPGIEYEYWLPPDQYALYHGRRSPLRQAHHTASYLPWDQPTTTTTTTTTTTTTTTTTRPPPVTTRSQWFLKPVKPPRQPSHHNRQQRPHQPILPRLEREDNHRNLLPQPSPGRHCGKCLRVKGRRERQRQYCKKDFVFRGRVLGKLYTGEETRYDVQILHSYRNRFRLEHREFLWVPNLCDCPHMEEGLQYILMVRRHINYEHTLNRILLEEDSYVVPYSPREDELVRPLERLCSNRGPKQRGEPRG
- the adamtsl5 gene encoding ADAMTS-like protein 5 isoform X2; amino-acid sequence: MSRKLTLCQALTFVLLLVAPVCLSSLQSSSRVSVWGPSGEASSGRPARARRQLHFKNEWASWSGWSVCSRSCGAGASVRTRTCITRNPVGGPCGGEPRQYKICNTKECPSGSDDFREMQCAAFNDRPLVAGNTFRWTTFHGGSNPCELSCLALGHNFYYNFGRVLDGTTCEKEPRAVCVNGRCLKPGCDSILGSKTQEDACMVCGGQNTTCMHHKSVYQSNGLEAGGPFGYNEVTMIPAGATHIRVTDNSRNYLALQNGRSQFVINGNWKISVPGEYNVAGTKLVYRRSADTWESFEVPGPTQEDLHLMVLATDRNPGIEYEYWLPPDQYALYHGRRSPLRQAHHTASYLPWDQPTTTTTTTTTTTTTTTTTRPPPVTTRSQWFLKPVKPPRQPSHHNRQQRPHQPILPRLEREDNHRNLLPQPSPGRHCGKCLRVKGRRERQRQYCKKDFVFRGRVLGKLYTGEETRYDVQILHSYRNRFRLEHREFLWVPNLCDCPHMEEGLQYILMVRRHINYEHTLNRILLEEDSYVVPYSPREDELVRPLERLCSNRGPKQRGEPRG
- the adamtsl5 gene encoding ADAMTS-like protein 5 isoform X1, producing the protein MIRHSEKSCFWKLTLCQALTFVLLLVAPVCLSSLQSSSRVSVWGPSGEASSGRPARARRQLHFKNEWASWSGWSVCSRSCGAGASVRTRTCITRNPVGGPCGGEPRQYKICNTKECPSGSDDFREMQCAAFNDRPLVAGNTFRWTTFHGGSNPCELSCLALGHNFYYNFGRVLDGTTCEKEPRAVCVNGRCLKPGCDSILGSKTQEDACMVCGGQNTTCMHHKSVYQSNGLEAGGPFGYNEVTMIPAGATHIRVTDNSRNYLALQNGRSQFVINGNWKISVPGEYNVAGTKLVYRRSADTWESFEVPGPTQEDLHLMVLATDRNPGIEYEYWLPPDQYALYHGRRSPLRQAHHTASYLPWDQPTTTTTTTTTTTTTTTTTRPPPVTTRSQWFLKPVKPPRQPSHHNRQQRPHQPILPRLEREDNHRNLLPQPSPGRHCGKCLRVKGRRERQRQYCKKDFVFRGRVLGKLYTGEETRYDVQILHSYRNRFRLEHREFLWVPNLCDCPHMEEGLQYILMVRRHINYEHTLNRILLEEDSYVVPYSPREDELVRPLERLCSNRGPKQRGEPRG